The genomic interval AAACACCCTgtgagaggcagggaggaggcagggccatAGGGCCTAGTGGGATTTGATAGCCCTGGACCACAGGGAAGTTTCCAGAACTGCTACTACAGACCCAGGACAGGATCAGGAAACAGGGAGAAAGGAGGTGTGGTGGGGACTGGACCACCTGCCCTCCTGGAATCTGTCCTCAGCAGGGACCTTCCCTCTGACCTTGGGCTGCTGGGAATCCTGTCCCCATCACCAGATTTGTGAAGGGAAAAAATCTGTCCTTCATTTTCACATGTGCTTTAGGAGGGTCAGTGTCAGCCCTCAGCTCCAGGCTGGGCAAGCACAGGGGTGTGGATGGCACTTCCCATAACAGGCAGGACAAACTTCCACCCAGGGCTTGAGCCCCCCAGTGGGCCAGGAGCACTCAGAAACACCCCCCTTCCCTACCTGAGCGCTTCTTCCTCCACATCACAGCTCCAGCCACCGCAGCTCCAGTGACCCCGAAGAGGACCAGGCCGGCAATGAGGCCCACGAGGGGGATGGTGGGCTGAGGTGGctctggggagggaagggaaggtgaAGGCCTGACCTCAGGCTTGAGTCCTGATCTTGCTGGTCTCCAGAGGAGATCTGCTCCCTGTGAAGAGGCTCCACCATCACCTATTCTTACCCCACTGTAGAGTGATGGGCTTGAGCAGCCCCTCGTGCTGCACATGGCATGTGTATCTCTGCTCCTCCCCAGAAGGCACCACCACAGCCGCCCACTTCTGGAAGGTTCCATCCCCCGAAGGCCTGGTCTCCACAAGCTCTGTGTCCTGTGTCAGGTCATCCCCATCACGCAGCCAGGTCAGGGTGATCTCCGCAGGGTAGaagcccagggcccagcacctCAGGGTGACCTCACGGTCAGAGAAGCGGTGGTGGGTCACATGTCTTTTTGGGGGTTCTGAGgaggaagaatcagaaaattCATACTTGGGTTACGTCCATGGGCCACTGAAGCAAACACTCCTGTGACCACCCTGAGGATGGACAAGACAACTGCTTGGAAGGAAGAGGCAGAAAACCCAGAAAGTAGCTGTGACTTGAGGATCTAGGATAATCTATTCCTTGGAAACTTCTAGAATCAGGGTCAAGCCCGGGCAGCAGGTTCTGGGTCTGTAAAGAGGGGAACATACTCATGGTCCTTACTGGGGTTGGGGCTGATGTCTCAGGAAAGCTGGAGTCAGGACTCCTAAGATGTTCTCTGGCTGAAAACAAGGCCTTAAGACAGAGTCAGAGTTCCCAGGATGGCTGTCAGCGTCACAGTGAACCCCTGATGGGTTATTTCGGGATGTCTCTCCCCTCATCTCAGGAAAGGActgtccctctccccacccacggCAGGAGCCGGGCTCTGACACCGAGTCCATTTCCCCTCCTGTGGGACACCAGCCCGCCCCAAAGGACAGCCGGGAGGCCCGCGGCCCCTCGTACCTGCGCGCTGCAGCGTCTCCTTCCCGATCTCCAGGTACCTGCGCAGCCACTCCAGGCACCTGCCCTGCACGTAGTTCCTGAGGTGCTCAGCCGCACCGGCCACCTCCCACTTGCGCCGGGTGATCTGCGCCGCCGTGTCCGCCGCGGTCCAGGAGCGCAGGTCCTCGTTCAGGGCGATGTAATCGGCGCCGTCGTAGGCTGACTGGTGGTACCCGCGGAGGAGGCGCCCGTCCGGCCCCATGACGCAGCCGAACATCCACTGGAGGGTGTGAGACCCTGGCCCCGCCACCGAGGTCAGCCCCTCAGCCCCGCGAGTCCCCGCACCCGCAGTGACGGAGCCTAAACTGAAATTGAAACCGGGTACGGGTTCCCGTGGGCTCTTCCCATGTGGGAGAGCGGGCAGGGCCTGCAGCCTCGGGGCGACCCCGCCCGTCCGCGCCCTGTACCCGGGCCCGCGTCGCTCACCGGCCTCGCTCTGGTTGTAGTAGCCGCGGACGTTGTTCAGGCTCACTCGGAAAGTCTGTTCGCTGCCCTTGACGTTCCGCGTCTCCTGGTCCCAGTACTCCGGCCCCTCCTGCTGCATCCACGGCACCCGGGGCTCCATCCTCGGACTCGCGGCGTCGCTGTCGAACCTCACAAACTGCGTGTCGTCCACGTAGCCCACGGCGACGAAGCGGGGCTCCCCGCGGCCGGGCCGGGACACGGCGGTACTGAAATACCTCAGGGAGTGGGAGCCTGCGGGCGCGGAGGGGCTGAGACCCGGGCCGACCCTCCTCCTCGCGCGGGCTCCGGGTCCCAGTGGGTGGGGCCGGGCGGGGAGGCGCTCGGGGCTCAGGAGACCGAAAAGGGAGGCGGGAGACCCGAGGGGGGTGTGGGCGGGAGCTTGAGGGATCGGGGGGGAcagggtggggtggaggtgggggtctgGGCCCGGGAGCGACGGCGATGACTCTTCCCCGGGGTCCTGCGCCCCCTTCCGGGGGCCCCCTCGCTCCTCCCCTCACAGGCCGCGCCCTCCCGACCCCGCACTCACCCGCCTGGGTCTGGGTCAGGGCCAGGGCCCCCgacagcagcaggaggagggcTCGGGGCGCCATGGCACAGACCGTCCGCCTGTGGGGAGAAGCTGAGTCCCGGCGAGTCTGTGGAGACTTTATAACCCGGACCGCGGTGAAGCCGATTGGCTTGTCCGGAAACCCGACACGCAATGCGAGCGCGAATGGGCCTCGCATCACTAGTATCCAGGCGGGAGGACCCGACACAGGTTGTGAGCGGCAGAAGTGAAACTTCGGGGACCGGGGGAGTTCCCGACACTAAGCTTCCCCGCCCTGACATTGCCCTCGGGCCTTGGGGCCCTGAGAGCCACGCCCTCCGGGGGACCTGGGGCTTTGCCCAGACCCCTCTCCTCCTTGGAGAGCGTGGTGTCACGCTGTCTCCCAGAGTCATGACCCAGGGGCTATGTAAGTCAGGGCTTCTCAAATATTTTGCTTTCAGGATGTCTATACAATCTTACAGATGAGTAGGACCCCAAAGAtaattttgtttatgtgggttataAATGTCAGTGTTTACTATATTAGAAATTGAAACCTTAAAAAAAGTAATTCATTGCAATAACTtatgttaaaagaaataatatatttttatgaaaaactgCTTTCAAAAAAAGCCAGTATAGCAAGAACACTtatctttttacattttatagttTGCAAGACTCTTTATTGTCTGTCTCACTAGAAGACTCTTGGATATTCATATTTGCTTAGGTATTTAATGCTAATTTGGTTGaagtatatgaaaaaatacaCAGCCTCACAAATATGTAAGAGTATTTttgataatctttccagataaGGGTAGGTATTCATCTTTGATACTAAATTAAAACTAGGTGTCAGTGCTCTCTCAAAGGTTATTTGCAAAATGAAACCTGAACAGTATTATTGACTAGTTCCTGTTTGTTACATTAAAATCCATACACCTACCTGCGTAATGACTGCATCTTGTACTAGTGCATGATACAGTGAAGTAATCCATTGTTTCATTAAGTTATTTAGATCTGCCCCTGTTGATTACAGTGGAATCAGATTGTCAAAAAGTCACATTTGTTTTATGCTACCACAGATCCCAATAGAGAAATTGGTCAGTACTGAGAAGCTGTCAAGCTTATTAGTGGGacagaagttttccaaaaattctgatttttacattttatcaaGGCAACAAGTACCGTCAGTTGTCATCTATCAGCCGATTTTTTTGAAGGGACAGGCTAATGTTCATTTTCAAGAAAGTGTCTGCCAAATATCCAAGTCTAAATATTCATAGCTTCTATGCCATTTTGTGACACATTAAAAAGAGGCTAGTTCAGTTCATACAAATTATTTACCTTGGGACATAGTACTTTGGAATGTAGCAGAAATGCTGTATGTGTACCTCTCATacccttatatattttttaaaagtgtatttgaggatagtaattttaaaaaggtattaaTTTTTACTGCTCCAACCCAGATGTTTTAAAGTAAAACTAATTTGTATccatgtgtatgagtgtgtgtttatTGCAAGTGGGGGATGAAGAATAACTGGCATTGCAGTTTGAACCCATAGCCTCCATTCTTGCTAGTTTACCTCAGTGCAAATATCAATAGATTGAAAGGTAAATAAACTCTAAGTAATACTATGAGAATAGTTTTAACCTTGTGGATCCCATGGTAGGGTGGCAGTGAGTTCAAGGGGTCCACAGACTACACGTTGAGAACTGCTGTTCCTGATAAACCAGGGAGTCTCCCAACTGGCCACCAACTTAGCCTCCTCTTCACTGACCCAGAATTCCTTTGCCTGAGCTGGACTCCCTGTTCTCCAACTTAGCTTAGAGCTTTGCCTCCCAGCCTCCTCCAGAAGAGAACTCATCCCCTGGAAATTTGATGCCAGAGAGTGTCCTCAGTCTGGGAAGGGAGGTGGAGGGATGAGGGCTTCCCATTTGGAATTGGAAACAGTTTGTGTGTGGAGGCACCAGACCCACTGATAATCTACTTTGGCTTTGTTCTACACCagcttaatatatatttatgtccCAGAGAGAAGTCTGTTAGTGACACAATATTGGCCCTTTCATTTTACATGGCCCTGATGCATCTGACGTGAGGCCCACAAAGCATGAAGAGCAGTCCTGCCCCATGGAACATTCTGTGGTGAAGGAATTGTTCTGTATCTGCACTGTCCATAGGGTAACCACTGTGCCTATTAGGcaattgaaatgtggctagtgtgctGAGCAgttgaatttttatttgtattcattTAATTAGAATTTAAGTAACCATTTGTGACTAGTAACTACCATACTGGACAGTGCATGTCCAGAATGTTCTGAGTGTTCAGTATCTTCCCTCCAAAGAGATACTGTGTAACTCATGGTTGATAGATATTAAAATTATCTTCATATAGAATCCATGgatttatctttatatatatcTAGATATATCTTAAAATACATGCCCATGAAAGTTTAATTAGATACCTTTTAACAACTACAGTGTACACTACTAACAAAACATGACAAATCAAGGTGGTAAATGTTCAAAAATGCCCACCATGGAGCTAATCCTGTGTGTATTACATTGGGACtcttggtgttgttttcatttatctggtGAACATAAGCAGGTGCATAAGCCTTCAACCAGATCAAGAgagagtatttattgagcacaatATATATCCAATATAGTGTAGGCCATGTAGATACACTTGTGATGTTATAGAGCAGATGTAAACCTTAGAATTCTATGCCTGTTACTCTTCTCCAGACTTCCCCCCAATTCAAACAGTTCTGTTTCCCTTCACCCTTGGACCCCTCTCTCCTCATCGTCTCTGCctataaaaatatacatgacaTTTTTGCAATTGTGGAGTGAAGAATTCTCTAAGCATGACCCAAAgatgaaaaacataaaatttctaTATGTCATCACTCATTCATATAGATACAAACTCATGCCCATAAACTAAAGGACATGTACACAATTTTGACAAAGAGGTAACATGCTTCAGTGCTCTTCACCCAAAGACTACCAAAAGCACCTGTGGGCAGACAAGTTGTATGTTTTACTAGGTGCAGTGAGGGAGAACACACACCACTGGGGCCCATGGGGTGTATTAGCATGAAGGTATTGGAACATATATAGGATTTGGGCTTTGGATGGGTGATTTGGGAGGGTCCGTGGAAGCTGGGGCTCACTCCTGATTGGATGCTGTCAGGAAGTGGAGGCAGTGCTATGATCGCGCGTATTGATAAATCTTACCACAGTCAGAGCTGACTACAGCAAGGAGAACATTGTAATTGGAAAGAACAGCCATTGCTGTTTGGGAGATGTTTGGTACTTTGTGGGTGCACCTGTGCTGTTATTGTCTGTGCTTAGACAGAATGATGCAGTGGTCATGTTTCGGCTCATGTTGTCATGGTCTCAGAGTGTCCTCTCTGATGTTGATGTCCTGTGCAATGACTTATGTCCCACAGAAGAATGACATGGCTGAGTGGTGAGCATCAGGCCTGATTCAGATGGCACTGAGGCCTTGCTGTGTCAGACCAGTTCCCCATGTTGGGGGCtgccttttcttctttcatacattcaatattttaaagtaaCTACAACCCAAccaaataataattaaagaatattataaaataatttgtaaaagaataaatgaaaatgtcAACAAATATATTAGTAATAAAACTAAACTGtataaacaaaagctaaaatgttaaataacaaatgggaataaaaatttaaatctaaCAGCTTGGCAAAAATGAAACTAAGGGATGAAAGTATCTGTCAGAGGGTAGGGAAAATACACTCTGAAGGGATTGAAAATGGGTGTGAAATTTCTAGAAGATGCTTTTGTAAAATGTTTCAACAATTTAACGTGCTTAAATTTTGACACAGAAATTTTATttaaggaatttatcctaagaagaTAATCATACATGGTGTCAAAAGTATACATTCAAGGATGGTCTTTTCGTTATGGTCTATAAAGGCAAAGAACTAAACTTGTCTAAATGCTATAATCAATATCTCTCAGGGATTCATACCATGTGATTTGCATAGAGGGTCAAATTTAACCACCCAAGCAAACCCATGAGGCACCCAGCATGTGATCCCTTTGTACAGACAGGGACAGGGACTCACAGAGGCTTAGGAGGTGGTGGAGCAGGGGTTGAATCCTGAGGGGTTTTCTCTCAGAGGCCTTGTTGACTCATCTCCCCTTGGTTCCTTGTCTCTGGGTGTGATCTGTACTCCAAACAAATGAACTATTGCAATGTTCCAGAATGTTCTGTGACAGGAGACCACTAGGCTCAGAGCTCAGGAGGATGTCAAGCGGCAATGTGACTTTTCTACTCAAACCACAGTAAATCCATCTTCCAGTATATATTTCAAGGCCTCCAGTGGATCCGGATCAGCCAGACTCTGGAGGTTCAACAATGAGCAAGAGTAAGACCCTGGCCATGTGACACCAGCACTGTCCCAAGGGAGACGGGCACTGAGCAGAAATGCCAAAGATGACCATGAATCACCACTGAGCtgagttcatgagcatgaaaGCAGACAGCAGGACAGCCAACAGGCCCTGACCACTGTATCAACAACAGCTACAGGATGTAAAGATATATggcacaggaaacaaaagcagaatcaTATACAACTATATACAGTCACAGAACAAGCAGGAGCTCTTGGAATTAAAAATACGTTCACAGAAATGAATAATTCAGTGGATGCCTTTTAAGATTAAAGCTGTACTCCCACTAAGTAGTGCAAATGGAAAAGTGGTGGCAAGCAGAAGACCTGTTGCTCTATTAATCACGGGATTCCAACAAGTTCATAATATAAGTTTCCCAAAAAGTGGAAAGTAGGAAaggataaaaaatatttcaagacaATTTCTCAAAATTTAAATACCAAAGTTTGAAAGTCATTATAAAATTCTTACTTTAGTAGATGAAATCTGACCCAAACCAACACATCACAGTGGAATTTCAGAAAGAGGGTGGAAAGGAAGAGACCTTGAAAACTTCAACAGGCAACAAACTcaggtctggaggctgggagacattGAAGCAATGCCTCCAAAGCCCGAGGAAGAGTATTTCCAACACAGATTCTCTATGATGTCACTGTGAACAAGGGGGAGGGTGGCCTAAAGACACTTCAGATATTTAGAGATGCAGAGCTTTACTGTCCATGTTCCTTCTTCAGGGTACTAGTAGGCAAAGTGGGGAAAAAATGATGAAGGAATGAGAAACCAAAACAGGAAAATACACGGGATCCAGGAAACAGTGGAGCCAGAAGAGGAGAGGCTCAGGGCCACCCAGGATGAGGTGCAGGAGCTCCAGATGTCA from Manis pentadactyla isolate mManPen7 chromosome 16, mManPen7.hap1, whole genome shotgun sequence carries:
- the LOC118924134 gene encoding patr class I histocompatibility antigen, A-126 alpha chain-like isoform X1 codes for the protein MAPRALLLLLSGALALTQTQAGSHSLRYFSTAVSRPGRGEPRFVAVGYVDDTQFVRFDSDAASPRMEPRVPWMQQEGPEYWDQETRNVKGSEQTFRVSLNNVRGYYNQSEAGSHTLQWMFGCVMGPDGRLLRGYHQSAYDGADYIALNEDLRSWTAADTAAQITRRKWEVAGAAEHLRNYVQGRCLEWLRRYLEIGKETLQRAEPPKRHVTHHRFSDREVTLRCWALGFYPAEITLTWLRDGDDLTQDTELVETRPSGDGTFQKWAAVVVPSGEEQRYTCHVQHEGLLKPITLQWEPPQPTIPLVGLIAGLVLFGVTGAAVAGAVMWRKKRSGGKGGSYAQAASGDSDQGSDVSLTAAKESI
- the LOC118924134 gene encoding patr class I histocompatibility antigen, A-126 alpha chain-like isoform X2 — encoded protein: MAPRALLLLLSGALALTQTQAGSHSLRYFSTAVSRPGRGEPRFVAVGYVDDTQFVRFDSDAASPRMEPRVPWMQQEGPEYWDQETRNVKGSEQTFRVSLNNVRGYYNQSEAGSHTLQWMFGCVMGPDGRLLRGYHQSAYDGADYIALNEDLRSWTAADTAAQITRRKWEVAGAAEHLRNYVQGRCLEWLRRYLEIGKETLQRAEPPKRHVTHHRFSDREVTLRCWALGFYPAEITLTWLRDGDDLTQDTELVETRPSGDGTFQKWAAVVVPSGEEQRYTCHVQHEGLLKPITLQWEPPQPTIPLVGLIAGLVLFGVTGAAVAGAVMWRKKRSGGKGGSYAQAANGDSDQGSDVSLTAAKV